From the genome of Toxoplasma gondii ME49 chromosome XII, whole genome shotgun sequence:
ACCGGAGGTCGGGTGACACCTTGGATGGCGGGAGAGGGAAGGTTACGCTGTGCCGCATGCCTGCATTTTGCCCTTGGACAAAGGACTGTTTATCTAAATGTGAGCTGTCTCATCTGCCATCGAACGGCTGAGTTCCTTTCGCCATGATAGATGAACCTGCGTACAATACACGTAGATTCGTAGAACACACACATGGCCTTCTTTACATCACGTAACCACCGAGATTCCGCAAGGAATCGACGTTCCTACTTTCTAGGCTCCACTTGGAACACCATAAAACACGCAAATATTTACAACAGGATACACCGTCTTCAGCTTCGAATAAAGCTGCCCTTTTACTTCCGTACTTTCAAGTCAGTTTTCTACTGAGTGCGCATTCCCCAACAAGAACTGCTGCTGTCTTGATACAAGGCAGAAACTATTTGTTTTAGCACTACATAAGTTTGGTTCTTCATGGAAGCAAAATCCTGTCTACCACAACGACCAGCTTGCTTGGTCGAAAAAAAAGATCTGAGAAAAGGCTTTCTTCCGGGCTGGAAGTCCAAGAAACGTTAGTATAAGCGTGCTGCGTGTTTCACTCTTCCTGCTGGGGAAGCCACATTTTGTTTGTGCGGTTTTGAACCAGGTGTGATATTGGTTGGAGAAAACAAAGTTGCATTTGGTAGCCACAATGGTTATTTGTCCTTGTAGCTGATCTTGAGTGCAAATACTTTAAGCCACGACcacgcagagacacgagaaaagCCGAGACGCTGGTGGCTTAAACATGCAAGAGGTCGCACTTTATACACTCTGTCGCACTGTATCGTGTATTAAAATGTGTCCTCCGCAAATCTCTCTATTCCATGAGGTGTCTTTTTGAGCACAAAGCAAACCCAAGTTCAGAACGAAAATTGTCGGCAACCGCGCATCGGAATCTCGGCAGCTCGATGGTCTCCTGTACAGGGGCGCTCCTTTCGGCCGctggcagagagaggaattCAGAGGAGAAATTATCCACAGTTTTCTTTTGAAGACCTTGCACAGGGACTCGTCGTTAGAgtcgtgtctgttttttgtggacttttttctttcgtgcgggagtttttcctcttcaaaAGCCTTCGTGTTTCGTGGCGAATAACCCTAGAGTTTTGGCTTTCGAGGCTCTCTACTGAGGCGGGTCTCTCGTACGTGGAACGCTTTTCTGAGCGCCCGTCCCAAAGAACTTGCTTCTTGACTAGTGCGCTTCATTGAACATTTATCTTTTCTGAAAGCCCTGAGgattccgtttcttctgagACAAGTGGTGATTCATGGCGGGCACAGCGGACGGTCGAAGATTTAGGGTCTACCCGCACCCGAGGGTTCCCAACCCGTTGCGGCTAGTCCCTCCGTACGCGGTAGACGAAGCTTACTCTGTTCCCCCAGTGCGACATCCCGCATTTTCTGACACGGCCCGTTTTCGCAAGCCTGACTCCAATCCACACTGCAGACTCGACGCTCCAGCAGACTCCCCGGCGTTagtctctcctctcagcTGCGGACACGCTCAGCCCAGAAAGTATCCCGAGTGGGATGAACAGTCTTTTCCGTTCAGACGGGACCCACACCCCGCAGGTCCATGTCAGTGTCTGGAGTGCTCTTTTTTAGACGGGAGACTAGCGCCTCATGCAAGTGTCGATGGACAGGCGTGGCCTGTGCAGGAGGAAACTGGACCCGGACTCGTACCCCAGTCAACGACATCCAGAACGAGCCAGATTCGCTGCATCCAGGACCATGTCGGTTCTTTTCAGCGatcttctgtgttttcggAGGATGACCAGGATATTCCCGTGAACATAGAGGCTGAATCCAGGCGCACTCACCCACCGGAGAGCGTCTACACAACCGATTATGTAGACCACTTCGCTGCCCCCGTCCATCCGGGAGAGACCCCGTTCGAAGGTACGAATTGTTGTCCCTCTCGGTTCTTTGGTGGCGCACCTCCTCTCATCGCGTTCTCGACTCGCAACTATCCTCGCTTGGTGTTGTCTCTAGCTGACACACTGAAACCGTTTGAGACCTGCAAGGGACTGAAGATCACTGGGACAGTTATTTAGATACTTCTACCGGTGCCGTCAGCGAGGGGTCAGGAGTAGACTAACGGATTTCCAGAATTGTGCAGAACCTTCTTGATCATTCATCTGAAGCTTTGACAGAACACACCTCAGAGCGAGATGGTGTCGTTTTTTCGCGGCACCCACCATGTTTTTCTTTGAGGCAGTATTCGTGGGGACGGTGAGCTCGCTTCGCGCCACAACGCAAGTTGCGGGAGCAACATCGGCTACTTCGTTATTGAAACCGAACTGCTGCTTCTAATTGCTTACGGGATCCTGTTTTGTACATGTCTGTGCATGCCTATTAGTACCTCGACGTCAGCGAATCTGCCACACAGTTGCAGAAGCTCCGAGTACCTTGCCGTCCCTTTTGTTGTTTACTGATCACAGCTTTTTTCACTGCTATACTTGAGTCTCTATAAGTCGCTACTAATCCTCTGGGCGCACGGATAGATTCACGATCGCCCTCGGTTTCCTTTCTGTTGTTGGCGTGTGCACCTGAAGAGCCGCAAACATCGTTCTCTCCGACTCGAAATCTCTCCCTGCGCGACGTTTCGCGACTGGCACCGTTGCGAGAACATAACTGCAGCATCCCGAGTGGATGTGATTTGCCGTACAACCACGCCTGCTCAATCGCACAAACCGAGCGGTGCCTCAACCGCTTCGATACAACGGGGACCGGCCACTGTAGCGGTTGCCGGAGTCCCTCGCAGAACCCAGCGCATGCCTGCGCAGTTTGTGCTCCGCATGCAAGGGATATGATTGGATCCTGCTTCTGCTCGAGTTGTTGGAGATGCGGAAGGAACCAAATTCACGCCTGCCCAGAACACTGCTCTCACGCGTGCGGTGAATCTCCTCGAGGCCCGCCGACCCGGATTGTAGCCCATTACCCCCCCTGCGGAACAAAGGCCGACACTCCGGTACCGAAAATACCCCGGCAGCCGTGCTGGACGGCTGAAACAGCTGCCAACGACGGAGTTTTTAGTGGGCACTCCAGAAGCCGCTCCACGGACACGGGCGACCCGGAGTGGCAGAACCGCCAGGCAAACAAGAATGTGCCACGAACTTCTTGTCGGAACAAATGTCTGACACCCACTGCATCGGGACTTGCCAGCCTCAATCCGAAAGACTACAAGTAAGGGGGGAAAATGATTTGTTTTGGTAGTCGGGAGAATATGAtggtttttttttctgtctcgtcaaTTGCTGTAGCACTGACAGACACGCTATACTGATGATTAGTTCTTTCCTTATGCCTTTTATGGAGACCTACCGCAGCACTGAAAACCGGTACAGGCGTTCTGCAGGGGATTGGGAAAGCGAGGATCGAGCAACTCTGTAGGTATCTTGTGGCATAAACGGATGTGGCGTTTTCAGTGGATTAGTGGGTGCTGGACTCAGGACGCTGTTCCCCGTTCTATTCAGTTAAGAAGTCGTGCGCGTTTCAGACACAAATCATTCGCGGTAACACCGGGCTGCCTTCCCTATGTTCACAGGTACCTTCCCCTCTGGGAGCTACAGCTTGTGCCACCAGCTGGAATTCCCACGACAAAATTCCAACCGGTCACACGGACTTGAGATGCCACGTTATAGATTTTGAATGTGCGTCTCTTGCTTTAAGACACGCTAACCTTTCAGTTGCTTGGAGCGGAGCACACCGAGGTCCCACCTTTTACAGGCACCTTGCATGTATTGCATGGGACAATGTGCGCTGTGGAGAAATATGCTCCTCGTCCCCACTCTGCAAAGCAAGGACGGCATGCAGAGGATGCTTAAACGCTCGGCTGAAGCACAGCGACTTCAGGAACAAAGTCGTATGAGAGTTCCCCGTGGGATGCAACGAAACGACAGACAGGCAGTCTCACAGATTTATTGCAAGTGCCGCGGAGCCTTCCCTCGCTAAAGCTGTTCAGTGCCTTCGCTTCCCACGGTGAAAATTGCACGCAGGAATATTTGAAAGTTTCACTACAGAACAATGGCTCCCTCAAAATTGCGTGATTGCGTGTTTTATCCTGTGGAACCCGTCGACCAAGGTTCCAAGAGCAGGTAGGGTTCCTAGAGACACGGAAACCCAGTTCTGTATTGCTTCCGCTAGCGACTTGTCTGATCTATTTCCAAATTTGCCACACTTTGTAAATTCTGTTACTTCCTTGTGTACAGTTTTGTACGG
Proteins encoded in this window:
- a CDS encoding hypothetical protein (encoded by transcript TGME49_246590), which gives rise to MAGTADGRRFRVYPHPRVPNPLRLVPPYAVDEAYSVPPVRHPAFSDTARFRKPDSNPHCRLDAPADSPALVSPLSCGHAQPRKYPEWDEQSFPFRRDPHPAGPCQCLECSFLDGRLAPHASVDGQAWPVQEETGPGLVPQSTTSRTSQIRCIQDHVGSFQRSSVFSEDDQDIPVNIEAESRRTHPPESVYTTDYVDHFAAPVHPGETPFEEPQTSFSPTRNLSLRDVSRLAPLREHNCSIPSGCDLPYNHACSIAQTERCLNRFDTTGTGHCSGCRSPSQNPAHACAVCAPHARDMIGSCFCSSCWRCGRNQIHACPEHCSHACGESPRGPPTRIVAHYPPCGTKADTPVPKIPRQPCWTAETAANDGVFSGHSRSRSTDTGDPEWQNRQANKNVPRTSCRNKCLTPTASGLASLNPKDYKYLPLWELQLVPPAGIPTTKFQPVTRT